A single region of the Lacerta agilis isolate rLacAgi1 chromosome 9, rLacAgi1.pri, whole genome shotgun sequence genome encodes:
- the LOC117052981 gene encoding uncharacterized protein LOC117052981, producing MNILNALLSMIFALLAGLILVFCITIMACILLFSTKLTITMGKTKMVTTFQQMAPDAEFARPIITSEPTVLTIEFDEAELLAKLVKEIAPNYGMIMQVAVRNQTWAIVSLNVRPSNSTWNTDLHLKEDKAKVKGAEEHILVFICKQLSENCTLEDYEAQKEPVIQSLELSDVIKAFLRAFRNSYQASPVQETDASVDVKTEDEEIFQSSEE from the exons ATGAACATCTTGAATGCTCTCCTTTCTATGATATTTGCATTGTTGGCTGGGCTTATCCTCGTTTTCTGCATCACCATCATGGCTTGCATCCTGCTCTTCAGCACGAAATTAACCATCACAATGGGCAAAACTAAGATGGTCACAACATTTCAACAAATGGCTCCCGATGCGGAATTTGCAAGGCCCATCATCACATCTGAACCAACCGTCCTAACCATTGAATTTGATGAAGCGGAGCTTTTAGCCAAACTAGTCAAAGAAATCGCTCCCAATTATGGCATG ATTATGCAGGTCGCTGTGAGGAACCAAACCTGGGCTATCGTCTCGCTAAATGTTCGACCTAGCAACAGCACTTGGAACACAGATCTCCACCTCAAGGAGGACAAAGCAAAAGTCAAAGGCGCAGAGGAGCATATATTGGTGTTCATCTGCAAGCAGCTGAGTGAAAACTGCACCTTAGAGGATTATGAGGCTCAAAAGGAACCCGTCATTCAGAGCCTAGAACTCAGCGATGTCATCAAGGCCTTCTTGCGGGCTTTTCGTAATTCATATCAAGCTTCCCCTGTTCAAGAAACTGATGCTTCTGTGGATGTCAAGACTGAAGATGAAGAAATCTTCCAGAGCAGTGAGGAGTGA